One window of Psychrobacillus sp. FSL H8-0483 genomic DNA carries:
- a CDS encoding S66 peptidase family protein has translation MINYPHFEKGATIGVTAISSGVQAELHDMFKLACERMEARGFTVICGDTVWTQDKAKSAPAKLRAAEWNKMMVDDKIDIILPPWGGELLIESLEYIDFENIKNKWVLGYSDVSLLLLAITLKTGIATAHGTNLVDLRGEVWDETTAMWRAVLSTSPSESVVQHSSPKYQKKWDHANPSACLFHLTEQTAWKSLSSRNVKMQGRLLGGCIDVIRHLVGTPFGDVENFREKYIKDEPIIWYLENCELNTTDLRRSLVQMKLAGWFDQCSGLMFGRSSAETAVDNYSVEDVYKDMSDELNIPIIYDIDCGHVPPQMTFINGAFAEVELEEGKGTILQSFKP, from the coding sequence AACGTATGGAAGCAAGAGGGTTTACAGTTATATGTGGTGATACTGTTTGGACTCAGGATAAAGCAAAATCAGCACCTGCTAAATTGCGTGCAGCAGAATGGAATAAAATGATGGTTGACGACAAAATTGATATAATTCTTCCTCCTTGGGGTGGAGAATTACTAATTGAGTCACTGGAATATATTGATTTCGAAAATATAAAGAATAAATGGGTATTAGGCTATTCAGATGTAAGTTTACTACTGCTAGCCATTACATTGAAGACCGGTATAGCAACAGCACACGGCACCAATTTAGTGGATTTAAGAGGGGAAGTTTGGGATGAAACAACAGCAATGTGGAGGGCTGTTTTATCTACAAGTCCTAGTGAATCTGTCGTTCAACACTCTTCACCCAAATATCAAAAGAAATGGGATCATGCGAATCCTTCAGCCTGTCTATTTCATTTAACCGAACAAACAGCATGGAAATCATTATCAAGTAGGAATGTGAAGATGCAAGGTCGTCTACTTGGTGGATGTATAGACGTCATTAGACATTTAGTCGGTACTCCGTTCGGTGATGTAGAAAATTTTAGGGAAAAATACATCAAGGACGAGCCAATCATCTGGTATTTGGAAAATTGTGAGTTAAACACAACAGATTTACGACGTTCTTTAGTGCAAATGAAATTAGCGGGTTGGTTTGATCAATGCTCTGGTTTGATGTTTGGTCGAAGTAGCGCGGAGACCGCGGTTGATAATTATTCGGTAGAAGATGTTTATAAAGACATGTCAGACGAGCTGAATATTCCTATTATTTATGATATCGACTGTGGCCATGTTCCACCTCAAATGACGTTCATCAATGGTGCTTTTGCGGAAGTAGAGCTGGAAGAAGGGAAAGGAACTATTTTGCAATCCTTTAAACCGTAA